DNA from Candidatus Campbellbacteria bacterium:
ATGTTGCCTGCATTTGTGCGCGCACCATTTCGGGAGTATACGTTGCCCCCATATCAAAATCTTGCAACCATGGACGCATTTGTTGTGCGTTGATATTACCGTGTCCTTTTTGCGATTGCTCACGCAAGAAAACCATAATTGTCGACGTTGCTGTTGAGACCTCCGCGGCACCCAAAAGTCGCGCGCGCTGTGTGGATCTGTCCATGGAATACTTCACCACTTCATATGGACTTGTTGCGGGCTTCGCAATACCAATGAATCCTGAATTATAGTGTGATGGATATACCATTGGCATGACAAAATCAAAATATGGCAACGCGCGTTCAAGCACTTGTCCAATACCGAGGTCATCAGTGTTTGTTGTTGTATATCCAAATAAATCAACAGAAAGAGCTGGCCGAGTTATATCTGACGAATCACGGCGTGAGGGACGTAACCCAGATGTTGGTGTTTCACCCGTAGCAAAAGATTCATAGAAGAATGAAAAAAATCGCTCCAACATTTCTGCTTTTGATACTCCTTTCGAAAATGTGAATGCAATATCTTTCATGTTACCGTCACTTGGATACCGAACGTAATCAAGATTGAGTTCATCAAATCCAATCTTGTATGATTCACGTCCGAGCTCCACAATATATTCCCAAAATGGTTTTGCTCCGACATCAATAAATGCCAAACCTTTGTGGTCTTTCCACACACTTCCGTCGCTCGCTTTCTTCACCGCAAGCTCTGGATGCACTGATGTGTAGTACGGGTCTTGAAAAACAGTAATGCGGGCAACAACATATATATTTTTACTGTGGAGTGTTTTAATAAATGCTTTCATGTCGCGCGCTCCGCACGCGTCCGACACCGCAGGGGCAAGAATTGGGTTGTCAGTTGTAAATCCAATCTTTCCTGAAAAATCTTTTACGTCAATAATGACACTGTTGAGTTCTGTCTCATCAATAAGTACCACGAGCTTGTCACGGAATGAAGGTGTACCGACAACACACTGCGACATATAAATTGCCTTCATGGGTTCTGGTGTTGGCATATGTACAACATCAGGAACTTCTTTTTTCTCTATTTTTTCAGCAAGCACCTCTGCGCGCTCGGCCATCCGCGTGTATGTTGAAGAAAAGACA
Protein-coding regions in this window:
- a CDS encoding putative glycoside hydrolase, whose product is MNTAPQKKKVMPHAHKIVVGSLVTATILCVGFFVAPNVFSSTYTRMAERAEVLAEKIEKKEVPDVVHMPTPEPMKAIYMSQCVVGTPSFRDKLVVLIDETELNSVIIDVKDFSGKIGFTTDNPILAPAVSDACGARDMKAFIKTLHSKNIYVVARITVFQDPYYTSVHPELAVKKASDGSVWKDHKGLAFIDVGAKPFWEYIVELGRESYKIGFDELNLDYVRYPSDGNMKDIAFTFSKGVSKAEMLERFFSFFYESFATGETPTSGLRPSRRDSSDITRPALSVDLFGYTTTNTDDLGIGQVLERALPYFDFVMPMVYPSHYNSGFIGIAKPATSPYEVVKYSMDRSTQRARLLGAAEVSTATSTIMVFLREQSQKGHGNINAQQMRPWLQDFDMGATYTPEMVRAQMQATYDAGLTSWALWDAGNTYTRAALLNQ